A stretch of Crossiella cryophila DNA encodes these proteins:
- a CDS encoding N-acetylglucosamine kinase → MSERPEISDLVLAIDGGNSKTDVMLVTRDGQVLSRVRGPGSPPQTVGMQRGLDTFERLITEAARQAGYSGEAPFAAHTSAYLAGADLPKEEQFLQEAITARGWSATTMVANDTFALLRAGSPTGAGVAVVCGAGINAVGVAPDGRVHRFPALGRISGDWGGGAHLGSEALWLAVRAEDGRGLPTELLPAVLAHFAVGSMLELIERLHFGELSEDVLHELCPLLFRVAAAGDAVAAEVVDRLAEEVSLLATVSLQSLGLTGEPVDVVLGGGVLTGVGATVIDEVARRCKAVAPLATVSVVEVIPVVGAALAGLDALGADRAAEIRLRESFLAPATDESAPIADGDAGEPAAV, encoded by the coding sequence ATGAGCGAGAGACCCGAGATCAGTGATCTCGTCCTGGCCATCGACGGTGGCAACAGCAAGACCGACGTGATGCTGGTGACCCGGGACGGCCAGGTGCTGTCCCGGGTCCGCGGGCCCGGCTCACCGCCGCAGACCGTTGGCATGCAACGCGGTCTGGACACCTTCGAGCGCCTGATCACCGAGGCCGCCCGGCAGGCGGGCTACAGCGGTGAAGCGCCCTTCGCCGCGCACACCTCGGCCTACCTGGCAGGCGCCGACCTGCCGAAGGAAGAGCAGTTCCTGCAGGAGGCGATCACCGCACGGGGCTGGTCGGCCACCACCATGGTGGCCAACGACACCTTCGCGCTGCTGCGCGCTGGCAGCCCGACCGGCGCGGGGGTGGCGGTGGTCTGCGGCGCTGGCATCAACGCCGTCGGGGTGGCCCCGGACGGCCGGGTGCACCGCTTCCCGGCGCTGGGCCGCATCTCCGGTGACTGGGGCGGCGGCGCGCACCTGGGCAGCGAGGCACTGTGGCTGGCGGTGCGGGCCGAGGACGGCCGGGGCCTGCCGACCGAGCTGCTGCCCGCGGTGCTGGCGCACTTCGCGGTGGGCAGCATGCTGGAGCTGATCGAGCGGCTGCACTTCGGCGAACTCTCCGAGGACGTGCTGCACGAGCTGTGCCCGCTGCTGTTCCGGGTGGCCGCGGCCGGCGACGCGGTGGCCGCCGAGGTGGTGGACCGCCTCGCCGAGGAGGTCAGCCTGCTGGCCACGGTGAGCCTGCAAAGCCTTGGCCTGACCGGGGAACCGGTGGACGTGGTGCTCGGCGGCGGGGTGCTCACCGGCGTGGGCGCCACCGTGATCGACGAGGTGGCCCGCCGCTGCAAGGCGGTGGCCCCGCTGGCCACGGTCAGCGTGGTCGAGGTCATCCCGGTGGTCGGGGCGGCACTGGCCGGCCTGGACGCGCTGGGCGCCGACCGGGCGGCGGAAATCCGGCTGCGTGAGTCCTTCCTGGCCCCCGCCACCGATGAGAGCGCTCCAATCGCCGACGGCGACGCCGGGGAACCGGCCGCCGTGTGA
- a CDS encoding 6-phospho-beta-glucosidase, producing the protein MKLTVVGGGSTYTPELIDGIAGRRTSLAVDEIVLVDPDEHRLSVIGEFSQRLLDHAGHPARVRTTTDLESGAEGAAAVLLQLRVGGQAARRSDETFPLECGCVGQETTGAGGLAKALRTVPVVLDIAERVRKVTGPDTWIVNFTNPVGIVTRALVQSGFRAVGLCNVAIGFQRYVGKLLGAAPEQVRLGHVGLNHLTWERQVLVDGVDVLPRLLSEFGEDVAAHIGLPAELMRRLGVVPSYYLKYFYSHDEVVATQRTEPPRAEVVSLVEKELMGVYADPAVVTKPEALSQRGGAYYSEAAVQLVHALTGGEQGEEHVVNVQNNGTLPFLPDDAVIEVPSIVDSNGAVPLPVAPVEPAFAGLISHVTGYEYLALEAALHGGRDRVANALLAHPLIGQWSIAEKLADQLVAENADLLPWAKA; encoded by the coding sequence ATGAAGCTCACCGTCGTCGGAGGCGGCTCCACCTACACCCCTGAGCTGATCGACGGCATCGCCGGGCGCAGAACGAGCCTGGCGGTGGACGAGATCGTGCTGGTCGACCCGGACGAGCACCGGCTCTCGGTCATCGGCGAGTTCAGCCAGCGGTTGCTCGATCACGCGGGTCACCCGGCCCGGGTCCGCACCACCACGGACCTGGAGTCCGGGGCCGAGGGCGCGGCGGCGGTATTGCTGCAGCTGCGCGTCGGCGGGCAGGCCGCCCGCCGCTCGGATGAGACCTTCCCGCTGGAATGCGGCTGCGTCGGTCAGGAGACCACCGGCGCCGGTGGGCTGGCCAAGGCGCTGCGCACGGTGCCGGTGGTGCTCGACATCGCCGAGCGGGTGCGGAAGGTGACGGGTCCGGACACCTGGATCGTCAACTTCACCAACCCGGTCGGCATCGTCACCAGGGCACTGGTGCAGTCCGGTTTCCGGGCGGTGGGCCTGTGCAACGTGGCCATCGGCTTCCAGCGCTATGTCGGCAAGCTGCTCGGCGCGGCCCCGGAACAGGTGCGGCTTGGCCACGTCGGCCTCAACCACCTGACCTGGGAACGCCAGGTGCTGGTGGACGGCGTGGACGTGCTGCCGCGGCTGCTCTCGGAGTTCGGCGAGGACGTGGCCGCGCACATCGGGCTGCCCGCCGAGCTGATGCGCAGGCTGGGCGTGGTGCCCTCGTACTACCTGAAGTACTTCTACAGCCACGACGAGGTGGTCGCGACCCAGCGCACCGAACCGCCGAGGGCGGAGGTGGTGAGCCTGGTGGAGAAGGAACTCATGGGTGTCTACGCCGACCCGGCCGTGGTCACCAAGCCCGAGGCGCTCTCCCAGCGCGGCGGCGCCTACTACTCCGAGGCCGCCGTCCAGCTCGTGCACGCCCTCACCGGCGGCGAGCAGGGCGAGGAACACGTGGTCAACGTGCAGAACAACGGCACCCTGCCGTTCCTGCCCGACGACGCGGTGATCGAGGTTCCGTCCATTGTGGACAGCAACGGGGCGGTCCCGCTGCCGGTGGCCCCGGTGGAACCGGCCTTCGCCGGCCTGATCAGCCACGTCACCGGCTACGAGTACCTGGCACTGGAGGCCGCGCTGCACGGTGGCCGGGACCGGGTGGCCAACGCACTGCTGGCGCACCCGCTGATCGGGCAGTGGAGCATCGCGGAGAAGCTGGCCGACCAGCTCGTCGCGGAGAACGCCGACCTGCTGCCCTGGGCGAAGGCATGA
- a CDS encoding SGNH/GDSL hydrolase family protein has product MHTPREGEAAPRLWGSYVALGDSFTEGMDDPWPDGSFRGWADRLAAHLARARPQLRYANLAIRGKLLGQIIDEQLPAAIDLSPDLVTFCAGGNDILRPSSDPDALAAQFEEATAELRATGADVVICTGFDTKEVPIMRRVRGKVATYNAHLRAIADKHNCHVVDLWSMAVLQDPRAWSEDRLHLSPEGHERVALRACVELGIPVTADWSEPWPEAPPADWLTLRRADLKWAKQHFVPWLGRRLTGKSSADGIEPKRPQLAELCEKP; this is encoded by the coding sequence ATGCACACGCCGCGAGAAGGGGAGGCCGCACCGCGCCTCTGGGGGTCCTACGTCGCCTTGGGCGACAGCTTCACCGAGGGCATGGACGACCCATGGCCCGACGGCAGTTTCCGTGGCTGGGCAGACCGTTTGGCCGCGCACCTGGCCCGCGCCCGACCCCAGCTCCGCTACGCGAACCTCGCGATCCGGGGCAAACTGCTCGGCCAGATCATCGACGAACAACTGCCTGCCGCGATAGACCTGAGTCCGGACCTGGTCACGTTCTGTGCAGGCGGCAACGACATCCTCCGCCCCAGCAGCGACCCGGACGCCCTGGCCGCCCAGTTCGAGGAAGCCACCGCCGAACTCCGCGCCACCGGCGCCGACGTGGTCATCTGCACCGGCTTCGACACCAAAGAAGTCCCGATAATGCGCCGGGTAAGAGGCAAGGTCGCCACCTACAACGCCCACCTGAGGGCGATCGCCGACAAACACAACTGCCACGTGGTCGACCTCTGGTCCATGGCAGTCCTCCAAGACCCCCGAGCCTGGAGCGAAGACCGCCTACACCTCTCCCCAGAAGGCCACGAACGAGTAGCCCTACGGGCGTGCGTCGAGCTGGGCATCCCCGTGACAGCGGACTGGTCAGAACCCTGGCCCGAAGCCCCACCCGCAGATTGGCTGACCTTGCGGCGGGCAGACCTGAAGTGGGCCAAGCAGCACTTCGTTCCCTGGCTTGGCCGCCGTCTGACCGGCAAGTCCTCCGCCGATGGCATCGAACCCAAGCGCCCACAACTAGCGGAACTCTGCGAGAAGCCCTGA
- a CDS encoding carbohydrate ABC transporter permease has product MTTATATRPAHRRGRRPVKRNPNGSWQKTLYWVATHSIGLALALAFSLPILFVFLTAVMSDSQALSSSLWPESWHFENFFRVFDKVPLLQYTVNSLMYSLLATAGMLISAIPAAYALARLKWKGRNTVFLLVVAAMMLPPQVVAVPLYDMWVKAGLTGTLWPLIVPYFLFDAFSVFLLRQFFLTIPQDYIDAAKIDGCNEFTAVWRVLIPMSRPGIAATGLFCFLYTWNDFFGPLIYTGENKDNWPLSLSLASFRGQHAVEWNLMMAATAMIMVPAIVLFLFAQKSFVRGITFTGVKG; this is encoded by the coding sequence ATGACCACCGCGACCGCCACCCGGCCGGCGCACCGCCGGGGACGCAGGCCAGTCAAGCGAAACCCCAACGGGTCCTGGCAGAAAACGCTCTACTGGGTCGCCACGCACAGCATCGGTCTCGCGCTGGCGCTGGCCTTCTCGCTGCCGATCCTGTTCGTCTTCCTGACCGCGGTGATGTCGGACAGCCAGGCGCTGTCCTCCAGCCTGTGGCCGGAGTCCTGGCACTTCGAGAACTTCTTCCGGGTCTTCGACAAGGTGCCGCTGCTGCAGTACACGGTCAACAGCCTGATGTACTCGCTGCTGGCCACCGCTGGCATGCTGATCTCGGCGATCCCGGCCGCCTACGCGCTGGCCAGGCTGAAGTGGAAGGGCCGCAACACGGTCTTCCTGCTGGTGGTCGCCGCGATGATGCTGCCGCCGCAGGTGGTGGCGGTGCCGCTGTACGACATGTGGGTCAAGGCCGGGCTGACCGGCACGCTGTGGCCGCTGATCGTGCCGTATTTCCTCTTCGACGCCTTCAGCGTGTTCCTGCTGCGCCAGTTCTTCCTCACCATCCCGCAGGACTACATCGACGCGGCCAAGATCGACGGCTGCAACGAGTTCACCGCGGTGTGGCGGGTGCTCATCCCCATGTCCCGGCCGGGCATCGCGGCCACCGGGCTGTTCTGCTTCCTCTACACCTGGAACGACTTCTTCGGCCCGCTGATCTACACCGGCGAGAACAAGGACAACTGGCCGTTGTCCCTCTCGCTCGCCTCGTTCCGGGGCCAGCACGCCGTGGAGTGGAACCTGATGATGGCCGCCACCGCGATGATCATGGTCCCGGCCATCGTGTTGTTCCTGTTCGCGCAGAAGTCCTTCGTCCGAGGGATCACCTTCACCGGAGTTAAGGGTTAA